The following are from one region of the Channa argus isolate prfri chromosome 6, Channa argus male v1.0, whole genome shotgun sequence genome:
- the LOC137128476 gene encoding arfaptin-2-like isoform X1, which translates to MADSIMSKAATMEIPINSNGDTGNLAEDDSLEQDLQQLMVSGPNLNETSIVSGGYGGPAGGIIPTSTIKGPAIRFNPDYLDGRRGPAAIPDIRMKSRGVSLPKSQSAATQPAQHTGQHPGSSNHNTCSSTEEVSRGVAVEKLDSVKKWGINTYKCTKQMFSERFGRGSRTVDLELEAQIDVLRDTKSKYENILRLATALIEHFQSMVQTQQALGDTFTDLSQKSPELQDEFGYNAETQKLLCKNGEALLGAINFFVSSVNTLVNKTMEDTLMTIKQYENARLEFDAYRSDLEELSLGPRDAAAMVRVEMAQHEYQIHRDKYERLRSDVAIKLKFLEENKVKVMHKQLLLFHNAISAYFAGNQQQLEQTLIQFNVKLKPPGSDKPSWLEEQ; encoded by the exons ATGGCAGACAGTATCATGAGCAAAGCTGCTACCATGGAGATCCCCATTAATAGCAATGGAGACACAGGGAATCTAGCAGAGGATGACAGCCTGGAGCAG GATTTGCAGCAGTTGATGGTGTCTGGACCGAACCTGAATGAAACCAGCATTGTCTCAGGGGGTTACGGAGGACCTGCAGGGGGCATCATTCCAACCAGCACCATCAAAG GGCCTGCAATTCGCTTCAACCCTGATTATCTGGATGGACGACGGGGTCCTGCAGCAATACCAG ACATTCGCATGAAATCCAGGGGTGTTAGCTTGCCTAAAAGCCAATCTGCAGCCACTCAACCTGCCCAACACACGGGCCAGCATCCAG GGTCCTCAAACCATAACACTTGTAGTTCAACAGAAGAAGTTTCTCGTGGTGTGGCTGTGGAAAAATTAGACAGCGTTAAGAAATGGGGCATAAACACATACAAG TGTACCAAACAGATGTTTTCAGAGAGGTTTGGCCGAGGTTCACGGACAGTAGACCTGGAACTGGAGGCCCAGATTGATGTGTTAAGAGACACCAAAAGCAAGTACGAAAACATTCTCAGACTGGCCACTGCACTCATCGAACATTTTCAAAGCATGGTACAGACACAACAAGCATTAGGAGATACCTTCACTGACCTCAGCCAGAAGTCCCCAGAACTGCAG GATGAATTTGGGTATaatgcagaaacacagaagcTGTTGTGTAAGAATGGTGAGGCTCTGCTCGGTGCCATCAACTTCTTTGTGTCCAGTGTCAACACACTGGTCAACAAAACCATGGAGGATACTCTGATGACCATTAAACAGTATGAAAATGCAAG GCTTGAGTTTGATGCATACCGTTCTGATCTGGAAGAGCTGAGTTTGGGCCCTAGGGATGCTGCTGCCATGGTCCGCGTTGAGATGGCGCAGCACGAGTACCAGATCCACAGAGACAAATATGAACGGCTGCGGAGCGATGTTGCCATCAAGCTCAAATTTCTGGAGGAAAACAAG gTGAAGGTGATGCACAAGCAGCTGCTTCTCTTCCACAATGCTATCTCAGCTTACTTTGCTGGCAACCAGCAGCAGTTGGAACAAACTCTAATACAGTTCAATGTAAAGTTAAAACCCCCAGGATCAGACAAGCCGTCCTGGCTGGAGGAGCAGTAA
- the LOC137128476 gene encoding arfaptin-2-like isoform X2: MADSIMSKAATMEIPINSNGDTGNLAEDDSLEQDLQQLMVSGPNLNETSIVSGGYGGPAGGIIPTSTIKDIRMKSRGVSLPKSQSAATQPAQHTGQHPGSSNHNTCSSTEEVSRGVAVEKLDSVKKWGINTYKCTKQMFSERFGRGSRTVDLELEAQIDVLRDTKSKYENILRLATALIEHFQSMVQTQQALGDTFTDLSQKSPELQDEFGYNAETQKLLCKNGEALLGAINFFVSSVNTLVNKTMEDTLMTIKQYENARLEFDAYRSDLEELSLGPRDAAAMVRVEMAQHEYQIHRDKYERLRSDVAIKLKFLEENKVKVMHKQLLLFHNAISAYFAGNQQQLEQTLIQFNVKLKPPGSDKPSWLEEQ; the protein is encoded by the exons ATGGCAGACAGTATCATGAGCAAAGCTGCTACCATGGAGATCCCCATTAATAGCAATGGAGACACAGGGAATCTAGCAGAGGATGACAGCCTGGAGCAG GATTTGCAGCAGTTGATGGTGTCTGGACCGAACCTGAATGAAACCAGCATTGTCTCAGGGGGTTACGGAGGACCTGCAGGGGGCATCATTCCAACCAGCACCATCAAAG ACATTCGCATGAAATCCAGGGGTGTTAGCTTGCCTAAAAGCCAATCTGCAGCCACTCAACCTGCCCAACACACGGGCCAGCATCCAG GGTCCTCAAACCATAACACTTGTAGTTCAACAGAAGAAGTTTCTCGTGGTGTGGCTGTGGAAAAATTAGACAGCGTTAAGAAATGGGGCATAAACACATACAAG TGTACCAAACAGATGTTTTCAGAGAGGTTTGGCCGAGGTTCACGGACAGTAGACCTGGAACTGGAGGCCCAGATTGATGTGTTAAGAGACACCAAAAGCAAGTACGAAAACATTCTCAGACTGGCCACTGCACTCATCGAACATTTTCAAAGCATGGTACAGACACAACAAGCATTAGGAGATACCTTCACTGACCTCAGCCAGAAGTCCCCAGAACTGCAG GATGAATTTGGGTATaatgcagaaacacagaagcTGTTGTGTAAGAATGGTGAGGCTCTGCTCGGTGCCATCAACTTCTTTGTGTCCAGTGTCAACACACTGGTCAACAAAACCATGGAGGATACTCTGATGACCATTAAACAGTATGAAAATGCAAG GCTTGAGTTTGATGCATACCGTTCTGATCTGGAAGAGCTGAGTTTGGGCCCTAGGGATGCTGCTGCCATGGTCCGCGTTGAGATGGCGCAGCACGAGTACCAGATCCACAGAGACAAATATGAACGGCTGCGGAGCGATGTTGCCATCAAGCTCAAATTTCTGGAGGAAAACAAG gTGAAGGTGATGCACAAGCAGCTGCTTCTCTTCCACAATGCTATCTCAGCTTACTTTGCTGGCAACCAGCAGCAGTTGGAACAAACTCTAATACAGTTCAATGTAAAGTTAAAACCCCCAGGATCAGACAAGCCGTCCTGGCTGGAGGAGCAGTAA
- the LOC137128474 gene encoding FH2 domain-containing protein 1-like, translating into MQPGGPSAPPPPPPPPPPPPPPPPPPPPPPPPPPPPPPPPPPPPPPPPPPPAPGFPPSLDGPGLFAKGPHRLSRMRNFNWETLPKHSVVGKHNIWTTDKTDGEYELDTDHIEELFSHKQGQQQSKALNRQSLRGQPTGASGGEMVSILSSKRSMNIGIFLKQFKRPVKDIIEKIKSGTSLSFGSEKLRELCKLLPDEGEVKQLVSFKGDHSALPEADLFMLTLVNIPSYEERLSSLVLKEEFSPLMTEMKEFIHTLTAAGKELLESDHLHSVIRLVLKTGNYMNAGGYAGSAVGFRMSSLLKLVDTKANKPGVNLMHYVVMQAQKVDMSLLNFPEHLKHIKFAARINRDDIEAEFGRQVKKIENAKADSLKQEDLKAQMEDFLKEAEICLADVETKLQELKSVSDSVAEYFCEDPNKFKLEECCSIFNSFCEKFIRAIEENKERETAELKRSHRDRLQSTAKRRSIATCSSRDKEMEGIALESVLQNVLTNSVLRRRTGGPFSTQGSPTRGSPTGGSPSEITLHASPPIVNRTRGGSFRIRELGRKEWNSASELTKNSSEYKPPSHGDDKRTVATSYKEELKMSVKGDSRQFTKPAKMTTNTSPLARSPAAVDGEEDLQDNNEEEAQKLREASKKVLRFQNSRGSVSSVEYSLESQKSPPASAKLPRQRTVDEDTEGYFGDSTNEDLVRLICAPQSSSKHNLSRSHTVSTSKVTKTEDKEDNLCAQPPARTPNPVARKKGTVQLEGTDHQTSDASHSLNNPQDMNSSLAEKKASASSTRIPDESLGEQQQEGKSVEPTGNHLKKNTENTPPKSAWMKTESPGLFFSFLKRLGDMSKLQNSKETAHKGTDSGV; encoded by the exons ATGCAGCCAGGAGGTCCTTCcgctccaccaccaccacctcctcctcctccaccaccaccaccaccaccacctcctcctcctcctcctcctcctcctcctcctcctcctcctcctcctcctcctcctcctcctcctcctcctccaccacctccggCCCCTGGCTTCCCTCCATCATTAGATGGCCCGGGTCTCTTTGCCAAGGGGCCACACCGGCTCTCCAGAATGCGCAATTTCAACTGGGAGACTCTTCCTAAACATAGTGTGGTAGGAAAGCACAACATCTGGACAACAGATAAGACTGATGGAGAATATGAGCTTGACACTGATCATATAGAGGAGCTGTTCAGCCACAAACAGGGCCAGCAACAATCCAAGGCTCTAAACCGCCAGAGTCTAAGAGGACAGCCAACTGGAGCCTCAGGAGGGGAAATG GTTTCCATCCTCAGTTCCAAGAGGAGCATGAACATTGGAATTTTCCTAAAGCAATTCAAGCG GCCCGTAAAGGACATcattgaaaaaattaaatcaggAACTAGTCTCAGTTTTGGATCTGAAAAACTGAGGGAGCTGTGCAAGCTGCTGCCAGATGAAGGGGAG GTGAAGCAGCTGGTCAGTTTTAAGGGTGACCATTCCGCTCTCCCTGAAGCAGATCTCTTCATGCTGACCCTGGTCAACATTCCCAG TTATGAGGAGCGTCTTAGCAGCTTGGTGCTAAAAGAAGAATTTTCCCCCCTCATGACTGAAATGAAAGAATTCATTCACACTTTGACAGCTGCAGGAAAAG AACTATTGGAGTCGGATCATCTCCATTCTGTCATTCGACTGGTACTGAAGACTGGGAATTACATGAATGCT GGCGGCTATGCGGGCAGTGCAGTTGGTTTCCGAATGTCTTCTCTGTTGAAGTTAGTGGATACCAAAGCAAACAAACCTGGAGTTAATCTTATGCATTATGTTGTAATG CAAGCTCAAAAGGTAGATATGTCCCTGCTTAACTTTCCAGAACATCttaaacatattaaatttgCAGCAAG AATAAATAGAGATGACATTGAAGCAGAATTTGGACGACAGgtaaagaaaatagaaaatgccAAGGCGGACTCTTTGAAGCAAGAAGACCTAAAGGCACAGATGGAGGATTTTCTAAAG GAGGCTGAGATCTGCTTGGCAGACGTGGAAACTAAGCTTCAGGAACTGAAGTCAGTCAGTGACTCTGTGGCGGAGTACTTCTGTGAAGACCCGAACAAGTTCAAACTGGAGGAATGTTGCTCCATTTTCAACTCCTTTTGTGAGAAATTTATACGGGCCATAGAG GAAAATAAGGAACGAGAAACAGCAGAGTTGAAGCGGAGCCACAGGGACAGATTACAGAGCACCGCCAAGCGCCGATCTATAGCTACCTGTTCCAGTAGAGACAAGGAAATGGAGGGTATTGCACTGGAGTCCGTATTACAGAACGTCCTTACAAATTCTGTCCTTCGGAGGAGAACTGGAGGGCCCTTCTCCACTCAGGGAAGCCCCACGAGAGGCAGCCCTACAGGTGGAAGCCCATCAGAAATTACTTTACATGCATCTCCACCCATTGTAAATCGAACAAGAGGAGGCTCTTTTAGAATCCGAGAGTTGGGCAGAAAAGAGTGGAATTCAGCAAGCGAACTCACCAAGAACTCATCAGAATACAAACCCCCATCACATGGGGACGACAAGCGAACAGTTGCCACTTCCTATAAAGAAGAGctgaaaatgtctgtaaaagGGGATTCTAGACAATTTACAAAACCGGCCAAAATGACCACCAACACTTCCCCCTTAGCGAGATcacctgctgctgttgatggTGAGGAAGATCTACAGGACAATAATGAGGAGGAGGCCCAGAAGTTACGTGAAGCATCTAAGAAAGTTTTGCGCTTTCAGAACAGCCGTGGCAGTGTCTCCTCTGTGGAATATTCTCTGGAAAGTCAGAAATCACCTCCCGCAAGTGCAAAGTTGCCTCGTCAGCGCACTGTTGATGAGGACACAGAGGGGTATTTTGGAGATTCAACCAATGAGGATTTAGTTAGATTAATTTGTGCTCCTCAGTCCTCCTCAAAACATAACCTAAGTCGTAGCCACACCGTATCTACCAGTAAAGTCACTAAAACTGAGGACAAAGAAGATAATCTGTGTGCTCAGCCTCCAGCTAGAACTCCTAATCCTGTGGCAAGAAAAAAAGGGACTGTGCAATTAGAGGGTACTGACCACCAAACCTCGGATGCATCTCACAGCTTAAATAATCCTCAAGACATGAATTCTTCATTAGCAGAAAAGAAAGCAAGTGCATCTTCAACCCGTATTCCAGATGAATCCCTTGGGGAGCAACAACAAGAAGGAAAATCAGTGGAGCCCACAGGCAACCACttaaagaaaaatactgaaaataccCCCCCCAAAAGTGCATGGATGAAGACTGAGAGCCCTGGActgttttttagctttttgaaaCGCCTCGGGGATATGAGCAAACTGCAGAACAGCAAAGAAACTGCTCATAAGGGCACTGATTCTGGTGTGTAG
- the LOC137128476 gene encoding arfaptin-2-like isoform X4: MVSGPNLNETSIVSGGYGGPAGGIIPTSTIKGPAIRFNPDYLDGRRGPAAIPDIRMKSRGVSLPKSQSAATQPAQHTGQHPGSSNHNTCSSTEEVSRGVAVEKLDSVKKWGINTYKCTKQMFSERFGRGSRTVDLELEAQIDVLRDTKSKYENILRLATALIEHFQSMVQTQQALGDTFTDLSQKSPELQDEFGYNAETQKLLCKNGEALLGAINFFVSSVNTLVNKTMEDTLMTIKQYENARLEFDAYRSDLEELSLGPRDAAAMVRVEMAQHEYQIHRDKYERLRSDVAIKLKFLEENKVKVMHKQLLLFHNAISAYFAGNQQQLEQTLIQFNVKLKPPGSDKPSWLEEQ; this comes from the exons ATGGTGTCTGGACCGAACCTGAATGAAACCAGCATTGTCTCAGGGGGTTACGGAGGACCTGCAGGGGGCATCATTCCAACCAGCACCATCAAAG GGCCTGCAATTCGCTTCAACCCTGATTATCTGGATGGACGACGGGGTCCTGCAGCAATACCAG ACATTCGCATGAAATCCAGGGGTGTTAGCTTGCCTAAAAGCCAATCTGCAGCCACTCAACCTGCCCAACACACGGGCCAGCATCCAG GGTCCTCAAACCATAACACTTGTAGTTCAACAGAAGAAGTTTCTCGTGGTGTGGCTGTGGAAAAATTAGACAGCGTTAAGAAATGGGGCATAAACACATACAAG TGTACCAAACAGATGTTTTCAGAGAGGTTTGGCCGAGGTTCACGGACAGTAGACCTGGAACTGGAGGCCCAGATTGATGTGTTAAGAGACACCAAAAGCAAGTACGAAAACATTCTCAGACTGGCCACTGCACTCATCGAACATTTTCAAAGCATGGTACAGACACAACAAGCATTAGGAGATACCTTCACTGACCTCAGCCAGAAGTCCCCAGAACTGCAG GATGAATTTGGGTATaatgcagaaacacagaagcTGTTGTGTAAGAATGGTGAGGCTCTGCTCGGTGCCATCAACTTCTTTGTGTCCAGTGTCAACACACTGGTCAACAAAACCATGGAGGATACTCTGATGACCATTAAACAGTATGAAAATGCAAG GCTTGAGTTTGATGCATACCGTTCTGATCTGGAAGAGCTGAGTTTGGGCCCTAGGGATGCTGCTGCCATGGTCCGCGTTGAGATGGCGCAGCACGAGTACCAGATCCACAGAGACAAATATGAACGGCTGCGGAGCGATGTTGCCATCAAGCTCAAATTTCTGGAGGAAAACAAG gTGAAGGTGATGCACAAGCAGCTGCTTCTCTTCCACAATGCTATCTCAGCTTACTTTGCTGGCAACCAGCAGCAGTTGGAACAAACTCTAATACAGTTCAATGTAAAGTTAAAACCCCCAGGATCAGACAAGCCGTCCTGGCTGGAGGAGCAGTAA
- the LOC137128476 gene encoding arfaptin-2-like isoform X7 → MVSGPNLNETSIVSGGYGGPAGGIIPTSTIKGSSNHNTCSSTEEVSRGVAVEKLDSVKKWGINTYKCTKQMFSERFGRGSRTVDLELEAQIDVLRDTKSKYENILRLATALIEHFQSMVQTQQALGDTFTDLSQKSPELQDEFGYNAETQKLLCKNGEALLGAINFFVSSVNTLVNKTMEDTLMTIKQYENARLEFDAYRSDLEELSLGPRDAAAMVRVEMAQHEYQIHRDKYERLRSDVAIKLKFLEENKVKVMHKQLLLFHNAISAYFAGNQQQLEQTLIQFNVKLKPPGSDKPSWLEEQ, encoded by the exons ATGGTGTCTGGACCGAACCTGAATGAAACCAGCATTGTCTCAGGGGGTTACGGAGGACCTGCAGGGGGCATCATTCCAACCAGCACCATCAAAG GGTCCTCAAACCATAACACTTGTAGTTCAACAGAAGAAGTTTCTCGTGGTGTGGCTGTGGAAAAATTAGACAGCGTTAAGAAATGGGGCATAAACACATACAAG TGTACCAAACAGATGTTTTCAGAGAGGTTTGGCCGAGGTTCACGGACAGTAGACCTGGAACTGGAGGCCCAGATTGATGTGTTAAGAGACACCAAAAGCAAGTACGAAAACATTCTCAGACTGGCCACTGCACTCATCGAACATTTTCAAAGCATGGTACAGACACAACAAGCATTAGGAGATACCTTCACTGACCTCAGCCAGAAGTCCCCAGAACTGCAG GATGAATTTGGGTATaatgcagaaacacagaagcTGTTGTGTAAGAATGGTGAGGCTCTGCTCGGTGCCATCAACTTCTTTGTGTCCAGTGTCAACACACTGGTCAACAAAACCATGGAGGATACTCTGATGACCATTAAACAGTATGAAAATGCAAG GCTTGAGTTTGATGCATACCGTTCTGATCTGGAAGAGCTGAGTTTGGGCCCTAGGGATGCTGCTGCCATGGTCCGCGTTGAGATGGCGCAGCACGAGTACCAGATCCACAGAGACAAATATGAACGGCTGCGGAGCGATGTTGCCATCAAGCTCAAATTTCTGGAGGAAAACAAG gTGAAGGTGATGCACAAGCAGCTGCTTCTCTTCCACAATGCTATCTCAGCTTACTTTGCTGGCAACCAGCAGCAGTTGGAACAAACTCTAATACAGTTCAATGTAAAGTTAAAACCCCCAGGATCAGACAAGCCGTCCTGGCTGGAGGAGCAGTAA
- the LOC137128476 gene encoding arfaptin-2-like isoform X3 encodes MADSIMSKAATMEIPINSNGDTGNLAEDDSLEQDLQQLMVSGPNLNETSIVSGGYGGPAGGIIPTSTIKGPAIRFNPDYLDGRRGPAAIPGSSNHNTCSSTEEVSRGVAVEKLDSVKKWGINTYKCTKQMFSERFGRGSRTVDLELEAQIDVLRDTKSKYENILRLATALIEHFQSMVQTQQALGDTFTDLSQKSPELQDEFGYNAETQKLLCKNGEALLGAINFFVSSVNTLVNKTMEDTLMTIKQYENARLEFDAYRSDLEELSLGPRDAAAMVRVEMAQHEYQIHRDKYERLRSDVAIKLKFLEENKVKVMHKQLLLFHNAISAYFAGNQQQLEQTLIQFNVKLKPPGSDKPSWLEEQ; translated from the exons ATGGCAGACAGTATCATGAGCAAAGCTGCTACCATGGAGATCCCCATTAATAGCAATGGAGACACAGGGAATCTAGCAGAGGATGACAGCCTGGAGCAG GATTTGCAGCAGTTGATGGTGTCTGGACCGAACCTGAATGAAACCAGCATTGTCTCAGGGGGTTACGGAGGACCTGCAGGGGGCATCATTCCAACCAGCACCATCAAAG GGCCTGCAATTCGCTTCAACCCTGATTATCTGGATGGACGACGGGGTCCTGCAGCAATACCAG GGTCCTCAAACCATAACACTTGTAGTTCAACAGAAGAAGTTTCTCGTGGTGTGGCTGTGGAAAAATTAGACAGCGTTAAGAAATGGGGCATAAACACATACAAG TGTACCAAACAGATGTTTTCAGAGAGGTTTGGCCGAGGTTCACGGACAGTAGACCTGGAACTGGAGGCCCAGATTGATGTGTTAAGAGACACCAAAAGCAAGTACGAAAACATTCTCAGACTGGCCACTGCACTCATCGAACATTTTCAAAGCATGGTACAGACACAACAAGCATTAGGAGATACCTTCACTGACCTCAGCCAGAAGTCCCCAGAACTGCAG GATGAATTTGGGTATaatgcagaaacacagaagcTGTTGTGTAAGAATGGTGAGGCTCTGCTCGGTGCCATCAACTTCTTTGTGTCCAGTGTCAACACACTGGTCAACAAAACCATGGAGGATACTCTGATGACCATTAAACAGTATGAAAATGCAAG GCTTGAGTTTGATGCATACCGTTCTGATCTGGAAGAGCTGAGTTTGGGCCCTAGGGATGCTGCTGCCATGGTCCGCGTTGAGATGGCGCAGCACGAGTACCAGATCCACAGAGACAAATATGAACGGCTGCGGAGCGATGTTGCCATCAAGCTCAAATTTCTGGAGGAAAACAAG gTGAAGGTGATGCACAAGCAGCTGCTTCTCTTCCACAATGCTATCTCAGCTTACTTTGCTGGCAACCAGCAGCAGTTGGAACAAACTCTAATACAGTTCAATGTAAAGTTAAAACCCCCAGGATCAGACAAGCCGTCCTGGCTGGAGGAGCAGTAA
- the LOC137128476 gene encoding arfaptin-2-like isoform X6 yields the protein MVSGPNLNETSIVSGGYGGPAGGIIPTSTIKDIRMKSRGVSLPKSQSAATQPAQHTGQHPGSSNHNTCSSTEEVSRGVAVEKLDSVKKWGINTYKCTKQMFSERFGRGSRTVDLELEAQIDVLRDTKSKYENILRLATALIEHFQSMVQTQQALGDTFTDLSQKSPELQDEFGYNAETQKLLCKNGEALLGAINFFVSSVNTLVNKTMEDTLMTIKQYENARLEFDAYRSDLEELSLGPRDAAAMVRVEMAQHEYQIHRDKYERLRSDVAIKLKFLEENKVKVMHKQLLLFHNAISAYFAGNQQQLEQTLIQFNVKLKPPGSDKPSWLEEQ from the exons ATGGTGTCTGGACCGAACCTGAATGAAACCAGCATTGTCTCAGGGGGTTACGGAGGACCTGCAGGGGGCATCATTCCAACCAGCACCATCAAAG ACATTCGCATGAAATCCAGGGGTGTTAGCTTGCCTAAAAGCCAATCTGCAGCCACTCAACCTGCCCAACACACGGGCCAGCATCCAG GGTCCTCAAACCATAACACTTGTAGTTCAACAGAAGAAGTTTCTCGTGGTGTGGCTGTGGAAAAATTAGACAGCGTTAAGAAATGGGGCATAAACACATACAAG TGTACCAAACAGATGTTTTCAGAGAGGTTTGGCCGAGGTTCACGGACAGTAGACCTGGAACTGGAGGCCCAGATTGATGTGTTAAGAGACACCAAAAGCAAGTACGAAAACATTCTCAGACTGGCCACTGCACTCATCGAACATTTTCAAAGCATGGTACAGACACAACAAGCATTAGGAGATACCTTCACTGACCTCAGCCAGAAGTCCCCAGAACTGCAG GATGAATTTGGGTATaatgcagaaacacagaagcTGTTGTGTAAGAATGGTGAGGCTCTGCTCGGTGCCATCAACTTCTTTGTGTCCAGTGTCAACACACTGGTCAACAAAACCATGGAGGATACTCTGATGACCATTAAACAGTATGAAAATGCAAG GCTTGAGTTTGATGCATACCGTTCTGATCTGGAAGAGCTGAGTTTGGGCCCTAGGGATGCTGCTGCCATGGTCCGCGTTGAGATGGCGCAGCACGAGTACCAGATCCACAGAGACAAATATGAACGGCTGCGGAGCGATGTTGCCATCAAGCTCAAATTTCTGGAGGAAAACAAG gTGAAGGTGATGCACAAGCAGCTGCTTCTCTTCCACAATGCTATCTCAGCTTACTTTGCTGGCAACCAGCAGCAGTTGGAACAAACTCTAATACAGTTCAATGTAAAGTTAAAACCCCCAGGATCAGACAAGCCGTCCTGGCTGGAGGAGCAGTAA
- the LOC137128476 gene encoding arfaptin-2-like isoform X5 yields MADSIMSKAATMEIPINSNGDTGNLAEDDSLEQDLQQLMVSGPNLNETSIVSGGYGGPAGGIIPTSTIKGSSNHNTCSSTEEVSRGVAVEKLDSVKKWGINTYKCTKQMFSERFGRGSRTVDLELEAQIDVLRDTKSKYENILRLATALIEHFQSMVQTQQALGDTFTDLSQKSPELQDEFGYNAETQKLLCKNGEALLGAINFFVSSVNTLVNKTMEDTLMTIKQYENARLEFDAYRSDLEELSLGPRDAAAMVRVEMAQHEYQIHRDKYERLRSDVAIKLKFLEENKVKVMHKQLLLFHNAISAYFAGNQQQLEQTLIQFNVKLKPPGSDKPSWLEEQ; encoded by the exons ATGGCAGACAGTATCATGAGCAAAGCTGCTACCATGGAGATCCCCATTAATAGCAATGGAGACACAGGGAATCTAGCAGAGGATGACAGCCTGGAGCAG GATTTGCAGCAGTTGATGGTGTCTGGACCGAACCTGAATGAAACCAGCATTGTCTCAGGGGGTTACGGAGGACCTGCAGGGGGCATCATTCCAACCAGCACCATCAAAG GGTCCTCAAACCATAACACTTGTAGTTCAACAGAAGAAGTTTCTCGTGGTGTGGCTGTGGAAAAATTAGACAGCGTTAAGAAATGGGGCATAAACACATACAAG TGTACCAAACAGATGTTTTCAGAGAGGTTTGGCCGAGGTTCACGGACAGTAGACCTGGAACTGGAGGCCCAGATTGATGTGTTAAGAGACACCAAAAGCAAGTACGAAAACATTCTCAGACTGGCCACTGCACTCATCGAACATTTTCAAAGCATGGTACAGACACAACAAGCATTAGGAGATACCTTCACTGACCTCAGCCAGAAGTCCCCAGAACTGCAG GATGAATTTGGGTATaatgcagaaacacagaagcTGTTGTGTAAGAATGGTGAGGCTCTGCTCGGTGCCATCAACTTCTTTGTGTCCAGTGTCAACACACTGGTCAACAAAACCATGGAGGATACTCTGATGACCATTAAACAGTATGAAAATGCAAG GCTTGAGTTTGATGCATACCGTTCTGATCTGGAAGAGCTGAGTTTGGGCCCTAGGGATGCTGCTGCCATGGTCCGCGTTGAGATGGCGCAGCACGAGTACCAGATCCACAGAGACAAATATGAACGGCTGCGGAGCGATGTTGCCATCAAGCTCAAATTTCTGGAGGAAAACAAG gTGAAGGTGATGCACAAGCAGCTGCTTCTCTTCCACAATGCTATCTCAGCTTACTTTGCTGGCAACCAGCAGCAGTTGGAACAAACTCTAATACAGTTCAATGTAAAGTTAAAACCCCCAGGATCAGACAAGCCGTCCTGGCTGGAGGAGCAGTAA